A single window of uncultured Pseudodesulfovibrio sp. DNA harbors:
- a CDS encoding CHASE sensor domain-containing protein yields the protein MSSKQLTPLGRKIVAAILGTTSIALVLAFVLNLMPMIIQFRQAAVNRTIAQAELMAASLVAAVDFDDASAAQESLETLSFIPDVMGAAVYVDNVTPFAAYGLAPQRVEAEEALSELGVSSVTVAMPIPSDLQGSVLVVTLSLEDQWSIMQGYVLIAFLSCPIILFCCYRVAIHFRRRLGDPLEQMTDTVREISANKDYSRRVDYDSDDELGVLVTEFNSMLSKIQSRDQQLSNHQEMLEETVEERTMQLKRNELELLQNNRLLLSEIKKRAQAEMIREEVERINRHDLKSGLSLVIGYPELLLSEGDLNSRQEKHIKRVRAAGYRMLDMIRNQLNIFKMEKGIYSLSRSSVDLVEIMCGLEEEFRPMLESMGVTIQIHLNGQEVEGSEVFAVPGEGPLLRAMFRNLMQNGIEASCRGDHVSVYFFDDEGKSIVIANSKVVHTDVRRRFFDKYVTHGKENGTGLGTYFAALIARTHGADISMKTQPDMGTFITILFKEHTKHAEIASDLSV from the coding sequence ATGAGCAGTAAACAGCTGACCCCGCTTGGACGGAAAATAGTTGCGGCTATCCTTGGCACTACAAGTATCGCGTTGGTATTGGCTTTCGTGTTGAATCTCATGCCCATGATTATTCAGTTTCGGCAGGCGGCAGTCAACAGGACCATTGCACAGGCTGAGTTGATGGCTGCGTCGTTGGTTGCAGCCGTTGATTTTGATGATGCCTCTGCAGCACAGGAGAGTCTTGAAACCCTTTCCTTCATTCCAGATGTCATGGGAGCTGCAGTCTATGTAGATAATGTTACTCCGTTTGCTGCGTATGGGCTTGCTCCGCAGCGTGTTGAAGCCGAAGAAGCCCTGTCTGAGTTAGGGGTATCGTCTGTGACAGTTGCTATGCCTATCCCTTCTGATTTGCAGGGTAGTGTGTTGGTTGTCACTCTTTCTTTGGAAGATCAATGGAGCATAATGCAAGGGTATGTTCTTATCGCATTTCTGTCGTGCCCGATAATTTTGTTCTGTTGCTACAGAGTTGCCATTCATTTTCGCCGCAGACTTGGTGATCCGCTGGAGCAAATGACTGATACGGTGCGGGAGATTTCTGCGAATAAGGATTATTCCCGGCGTGTCGATTACGATAGCGATGATGAACTCGGTGTGCTTGTTACGGAATTTAATTCCATGTTGAGTAAGATTCAGAGTCGCGATCAACAATTGAGCAATCATCAGGAAATGTTGGAAGAAACCGTTGAAGAACGGACTATGCAATTGAAACGCAATGAGCTTGAATTGTTGCAGAATAACCGCCTACTTCTTTCTGAGATAAAGAAGCGTGCTCAAGCCGAGATGATCCGTGAGGAGGTGGAACGCATCAATCGTCATGATCTTAAATCAGGGCTGAGTCTTGTTATTGGATATCCTGAACTGCTTTTGAGTGAAGGGGATCTCAACTCGCGTCAGGAAAAACATATCAAGCGGGTCCGTGCCGCAGGATACCGGATGCTCGATATGATTCGGAATCAACTTAATATTTTCAAGATGGAAAAAGGGATATATTCACTCAGTCGAAGTTCGGTTGACCTTGTGGAAATCATGTGTGGGCTTGAGGAAGAATTTCGTCCTATGCTGGAGAGTATGGGTGTGACCATTCAAATACATTTGAATGGTCAGGAAGTCGAAGGAAGCGAGGTGTTTGCAGTTCCAGGAGAAGGCCCTCTTCTGCGTGCCATGTTCAGAAACTTGATGCAAAATGGTATTGAGGCGTCTTGTCGAGGCGATCATGTGTCTGTGTACTTCTTTGATGACGAGGGTAAAAGTATAGTTATTGCCAACTCAAAAGTTGTTCATACAGATGTGCGGCGGCGTTTTTTTGATAAATATGTGACGCATGGTAAGGAAAATGGAACCGGTCTTGGGACCTATTTTGCAGCACTTATTGCGAGGACACATGGAGCAGATATTTCCATGAAAACACAACCTGACATGGGTACATTTATTACCATACTTTTTAAAGAACATACTAAACACGCTGAGATTGCTTCGGATTTGTCTGTTTGA
- a CDS encoding ABC transporter ATP-binding protein — MINDLSVRNMVKQFGDFTAVDDVTFDVPTGSFFSILGPSGCGKTTLLRMIAGFEGPTSGAIEIRGKDMLNVPPNLRPVNLVFQHLALFPMMDVAGNIAFGLKRRGFGAAEIKQKTETMLERVGLPGFGSKQIGQLSGGQKQRVAIARCLVLEPSVLLLDEPLGALDLKLREQMKVELKKLQAKVGTTFIYITHDQSEALVMSDRVAVMNNGRFEQVGTPQELYGKPATPFVAKFVGDNNIWSGHVTQQIDGHVLISTDEGYSFRTKSHGFCGDGKRVDLFLRPEAIRIEPRNKDGLNTFNVTVKSILFDGANSRLLTVTKEDHELLVTLPQNRKFDYIEPGNEIAIGWHPESGICFEAEA, encoded by the coding sequence ATGATCAACGACCTATCCGTTCGAAATATGGTAAAGCAGTTTGGTGATTTTACCGCTGTAGATGATGTGACATTTGATGTCCCCACCGGTTCTTTTTTTTCTATTCTCGGGCCGTCCGGTTGCGGCAAGACAACGCTCTTGCGCATGATTGCTGGTTTTGAAGGCCCTACCTCCGGTGCGATCGAGATTCGCGGGAAGGATATGCTCAATGTGCCGCCCAACTTGCGGCCGGTCAATCTTGTGTTTCAGCATCTTGCCTTGTTTCCCATGATGGACGTGGCCGGGAATATAGCCTTTGGGCTTAAGCGGCGGGGTTTTGGTGCAGCTGAAATCAAACAGAAAACTGAAACCATGCTTGAACGTGTTGGCCTGCCGGGGTTCGGTAGCAAACAGATAGGTCAGCTTTCCGGTGGGCAGAAACAGCGGGTAGCCATTGCCCGGTGTCTGGTGCTGGAACCCTCGGTGTTGCTTCTTGATGAGCCGCTTGGTGCGCTTGATCTCAAACTTCGCGAACAGATGAAAGTGGAGTTAAAGAAGTTGCAGGCCAAGGTCGGGACGACTTTTATCTATATTACCCACGACCAGTCCGAAGCCCTTGTCATGTCCGATCGAGTGGCCGTGATGAATAATGGTCGATTTGAACAGGTGGGTACGCCGCAGGAACTTTATGGCAAACCTGCAACGCCATTCGTGGCAAAGTTCGTTGGGGACAACAATATCTGGAGTGGGCATGTAACTCAGCAGATTGATGGACACGTCCTTATCTCCACTGATGAGGGGTATTCTTTCCGTACCAAGTCGCACGGATTTTGTGGTGATGGAAAGAGGGTGGACCTGTTTCTCAGACCCGAAGCAATACGTATTGAGCCTCGGAACAAAGACGGTTTGAACACCTTTAATGTCACGGTGAAAAGTATTTTGTTTGATGGGGCCAACAGCCGTCTTTTGACGGTGACCAAAGAAGATCACGAACTGCTGGTCACGCTCCCCCAGAATCGGAAATTCGACTATATTGAACCGGGGAATGAAATTGCCATTGGCTGGCATCCTGAGTCCGGTATCTGTTTTGAGGCGGAGGCGTAG
- a CDS encoding methyltransferase dimerization domain-containing protein yields MLVTKPQNHFEPIHAMLMQSFTAKVVMSAVELKIFDLLDRSARKASELAEEMEAKIERLEPLLNVLVAAELLIQENDMYQNTPRASEFLVSSAPLYQGSNMRLTMHFNAMVEDDISELVLGGEVNVRETAKDWGGDEGMDGTAQSAMAGPLSPVIDFTASLPGFADFKVMGDIGGNHGMFTMGVLERNKNMHGVIFDLPPVAEKSQVRCDGFGFGDRITTQGIDFKKDHLPAGEFDLILTSHVLYIFEDNLVGALERIAEGLKPGGWYVSQHYSEDAKPGYEMSKASLELLTHLCGYSSHFIEQEKLTGILQTLGFEDIRCQLVSDTNRGLMVAARKAM; encoded by the coding sequence ATGCTTGTCACAAAACCTCAGAACCATTTTGAACCTATACATGCCATGCTGATGCAATCTTTCACTGCCAAGGTCGTCATGAGTGCAGTTGAATTGAAAATTTTTGATTTGCTTGATCGCTCGGCGCGGAAAGCGTCAGAGCTTGCCGAGGAGATGGAAGCCAAAATTGAGAGATTGGAGCCGCTTCTGAATGTTTTGGTGGCAGCAGAATTGCTTATTCAAGAAAACGATATGTACCAGAATACTCCGCGCGCGTCCGAATTCCTGGTGAGTAGTGCGCCACTTTATCAGGGGAGTAACATGCGTTTGACCATGCATTTTAATGCGATGGTTGAGGATGATATCTCGGAGCTTGTTCTTGGCGGCGAAGTCAATGTCAGAGAGACCGCTAAGGATTGGGGGGGCGATGAAGGGATGGATGGAACGGCTCAGAGTGCCATGGCTGGACCGTTGTCCCCTGTGATTGATTTTACGGCTTCTTTGCCTGGATTCGCGGACTTCAAGGTCATGGGAGATATCGGTGGCAATCATGGTATGTTCACCATGGGGGTACTTGAGCGGAATAAGAATATGCACGGGGTTATCTTTGATTTACCCCCTGTAGCCGAGAAGTCGCAGGTCCGATGCGACGGGTTTGGTTTTGGTGATCGGATTACAACGCAGGGGATAGATTTTAAAAAGGACCATTTGCCTGCCGGTGAATTTGATTTGATTCTCACCTCACATGTTTTGTACATTTTTGAAGATAATCTTGTAGGTGCATTGGAAAGGATTGCCGAAGGTTTGAAGCCAGGAGGATGGTATGTTTCTCAGCATTATTCTGAGGATGCAAAGCCCGGATATGAAATGAGCAAAGCGTCACTTGAATTGCTGACTCATCTGTGCGGTTATTCCTCGCATTTTATTGAGCAGGAGAAGTTAACCGGGATACTTCAGACGCTGGGGTTTGAGGATATCCGGTGCCAATTGGTTTCCGACACCAATCGAGGATTGATGGTTGCAGCCAGAAAAGCCATGTGA
- a CDS encoding iron ABC transporter permease codes for MHFSDGQIPAEYRRYIGWKTTFLITSMGLLAITLVIAISLGAAQIPLIDVISSLLDFPVSRRVDVIIWNIRLPQALAAVVAGAGLSISGTAMQSILRNPLGSPFTLGISHAAAFGAAFSVMMLGGGVMTSTNAGAVSITSPYMTTAAAFVASLIAAGVIVGISRTRGATPEVMVLTGVALGALFTAGTMFLQFFADDIQLAAMVFWTFGDTARASWSELGVITAVVTVSSLYFLTNSWNYNAIDAGDETAKGLGVRVERVRLIGMLLASLVTATIIAFLGIIGFVGLVVPHMARRIIGSDHRFLLPASILGGSILLLISDTAARLILAPHILPVSVLTAFMGAPIFIYLIIRGQRR; via the coding sequence ATGCACTTCTCAGATGGACAAATTCCTGCCGAATATCGTCGGTATATAGGCTGGAAGACCACGTTCCTTATCACCTCCATGGGACTTTTGGCGATCACTCTGGTGATCGCCATATCCCTGGGAGCGGCTCAAATTCCACTGATCGACGTCATATCCTCACTATTGGACTTCCCGGTTTCAAGACGCGTGGATGTCATCATCTGGAATATCCGCCTGCCCCAAGCGCTCGCGGCCGTGGTGGCCGGGGCCGGACTCTCCATATCCGGCACAGCCATGCAATCCATCCTGCGAAACCCACTAGGGTCACCTTTCACGCTTGGCATTTCTCATGCTGCAGCATTCGGTGCGGCTTTTTCTGTCATGATGTTGGGCGGTGGCGTCATGACCTCAACCAATGCAGGGGCTGTCAGCATTACCAGTCCGTATATGACGACTGCAGCGGCCTTCGTCGCCAGCCTCATCGCGGCCGGCGTCATCGTGGGTATTTCACGCACACGCGGCGCAACACCTGAAGTAATGGTTTTGACCGGCGTGGCTCTTGGCGCTCTCTTCACGGCCGGAACCATGTTTCTGCAATTTTTTGCGGATGATATTCAACTGGCTGCCATGGTCTTTTGGACCTTTGGCGACACAGCTCGCGCATCCTGGTCTGAGTTGGGAGTCATCACGGCAGTTGTTACGGTGTCATCACTTTACTTCCTCACCAACAGTTGGAACTACAACGCCATTGATGCCGGAGATGAAACAGCCAAAGGACTCGGCGTCCGAGTGGAACGGGTCCGTTTAATCGGCATGTTGTTGGCATCTTTGGTAACAGCGACGATCATCGCCTTTCTCGGCATTATCGGATTCGTTGGCTTGGTCGTGCCGCACATGGCCCGCCGCATCATCGGCTCTGACCATCGATTTCTTTTGCCCGCGTCCATTCTGGGTGGTAGTATCCTGCTACTCATTTCAGATACAGCGGCTCGCCTAATACTGGCCCCGCATATTTTACCGGTTTCCGTACTCACGGCCTTTATGGGCGCACCAATTTTCATTTATCTCATAATACGGGGGCAACGCCGATGA
- a CDS encoding extracellular solute-binding protein: MKKIIVFALLAMFAFAGTAHAETLKLLTWKGYAPQKLIDTFEKETGIKVEVTFSNNEEMIAKLRATRGAGFDLAQPSQDRISSVQEKFKLYQSLDYSKIDAALFIPSMLDAVKKNTLVGGNSHAVPFCWGTSGLIVNSDKAPEATSFKALIDSKYEGRVSYRLKRPTLIAMGFALGYDPFSLYGDVTAYKAMLDKIAQTLIDAKPVVKNYWANGDSLLESMRSEEVFVAMAWDAGGWKLHLDNKAIDFKAPSEGALGWIDTFAIPAKAKNVDAAYKWINFIMKPENAGYFSSQEKYATASQGALKFTDKAVADNFARSFPQATIDNIKWYPPVPAKLESIEGKILDKIKAAN, translated from the coding sequence GTGAAGAAGATTATCGTGTTCGCTCTTCTGGCAATGTTTGCCTTTGCCGGGACAGCCCATGCGGAAACGCTGAAATTGCTGACATGGAAAGGGTATGCCCCTCAAAAGTTAATTGATACTTTTGAAAAGGAAACCGGAATCAAGGTTGAAGTCACTTTTTCCAACAACGAAGAGATGATCGCCAAATTGCGTGCTACACGCGGTGCTGGTTTCGATCTGGCGCAGCCTTCTCAGGATCGTATTTCCTCCGTGCAGGAAAAATTCAAGCTTTACCAGTCGCTTGATTATTCGAAGATTGACGCTGCTCTGTTCATCCCGTCCATGTTGGATGCGGTGAAGAAAAATACTCTCGTTGGCGGCAATTCTCACGCTGTCCCGTTCTGTTGGGGAACCTCCGGCCTGATCGTCAACAGTGACAAGGCTCCAGAGGCAACTTCCTTCAAGGCGTTGATTGATTCCAAATATGAAGGTCGCGTCAGCTACCGTCTGAAGAGACCTACTTTGATCGCCATGGGTTTTGCCCTCGGCTACGATCCTTTCTCTTTGTATGGTGATGTCACAGCCTACAAGGCCATGCTCGACAAGATCGCTCAGACCCTGATTGATGCCAAGCCTGTTGTGAAGAACTACTGGGCCAATGGTGATTCTTTGCTTGAATCCATGCGTTCCGAAGAAGTCTTCGTAGCCATGGCTTGGGATGCAGGCGGATGGAAGCTGCATCTTGATAACAAGGCCATTGATTTCAAGGCTCCTTCCGAGGGCGCATTGGGCTGGATTGACACCTTTGCCATTCCTGCTAAGGCCAAGAATGTTGACGCCGCATACAAGTGGATCAATTTCATCATGAAGCCTGAAAATGCTGGCTACTTCTCCTCTCAGGAAAAGTACGCCACCGCTTCTCAGGGTGCACTGAAGTTCACTGATAAGGCTGTGGCTGACAACTTTGCTCGTTCCTTCCCGCAGGCTACCATTGATAATATCAAGTGGTACCCGCCGGTCCCGGCCAAGCTGGAGAGCATCGAAGGTAAGATTCTGGATAAGATCAAGGCTGCCAACTAG
- a CDS encoding ABC transporter permease, whose amino-acid sequence MIRSLPRSRTYNWSFTLFIIAYFTFLFAPLLVTCVLAFNDSNYPSLPWQGFSLDWFVSSGPERVGLFFDDQNLRSILTSFQTAFFVAILSVVVGTCASFLFEKEDFRFKGVLYFLMLAPLVIPGVILGISLLLAANTAGTFFDERFGLDFDLFRPSFWLVVLGQFSFITTFVTLVVSARLRKFDKSLEEAALNLGATQLGVIWHITLKFLRPAIIGAGAVAFLMSFENFNTTLFLVGSEPTLPINLYLQVRDGSTPVINAISLMLIVGTSLLAMVNLYFTKKEE is encoded by the coding sequence ATGATTCGTTCCCTGCCAAGAAGCCGTACCTACAACTGGTCGTTCACTCTGTTTATTATTGCGTATTTTACCTTTTTATTCGCGCCGCTTCTTGTTACCTGCGTTCTGGCGTTTAATGACTCCAACTATCCGTCTTTGCCGTGGCAGGGATTTAGTCTTGACTGGTTTGTCTCTTCTGGGCCAGAAAGAGTCGGTCTTTTTTTTGATGACCAGAATTTGCGGTCCATTTTGACGAGTTTTCAGACCGCTTTTTTTGTTGCTATTTTGAGCGTAGTGGTTGGGACCTGCGCGAGCTTTCTATTTGAAAAAGAGGACTTTCGTTTTAAGGGTGTGCTCTATTTTCTCATGCTGGCCCCGTTGGTTATTCCGGGTGTGATTCTCGGTATTTCCCTGTTGCTTGCAGCGAATACTGCCGGAACGTTTTTTGATGAGCGCTTCGGACTGGATTTTGACCTGTTTCGTCCCAGTTTTTGGCTTGTCGTGCTTGGTCAGTTTTCGTTTATTACGACTTTTGTAACACTCGTTGTTTCGGCACGATTGCGTAAGTTTGACAAGTCGCTAGAGGAAGCAGCTTTGAACTTGGGAGCCACTCAACTTGGCGTTATTTGGCATATCACCTTGAAATTCTTGCGTCCGGCCATTATCGGCGCGGGAGCTGTGGCCTTTCTCATGAGCTTCGAGAACTTCAATACCACGTTGTTTCTCGTAGGATCGGAACCGACTTTGCCCATCAACCTTTACTTGCAGGTTCGAGACGGTAGTACGCCGGTTATTAATGCGATATCCTTGATGCTCATTGTTGGAACGTCGTTGTTGGCCATGGTCAATCTTTATTTCACGAAGAAGGAAGAGTAA
- a CDS encoding MarR family winged helix-turn-helix transcriptional regulator: protein MTKHSLIDRKSYDFGVGMPLYSAEIHMVTTVNLHDGIGVTELAEELGTTKGAVSQLVGKLVKKMLLMKEVDPEHGARVIIRTTDLGKTASDNHMAFHREHDKGFVEYLSQLDDASYETIRDFGKQMNLWMDNYLK from the coding sequence ATGACGAAGCACTCCCTTATTGACAGGAAGTCGTATGATTTTGGTGTGGGTATGCCATTGTATTCAGCAGAAATCCACATGGTGACCACGGTGAATTTACATGATGGGATCGGAGTGACCGAGTTGGCCGAAGAGCTTGGTACCACCAAAGGGGCTGTTTCCCAATTGGTTGGTAAACTCGTTAAAAAAATGTTGCTTATGAAGGAAGTCGATCCTGAGCATGGAGCACGGGTGATTATTAGGACAACTGATCTTGGAAAGACGGCCAGTGATAATCATATGGCCTTCCATCGAGAGCATGACAAGGGTTTTGTAGAATATTTGAGTCAACTTGATGATGCCTCATATGAAACGATTCGTGATTTTGGCAAACAAATGAATTTGTGGATGGACAACTATTTGAAATAA
- a CDS encoding ABC transporter ATP-binding protein, giving the protein MILSISDVEFTYGATPVLSDVNFQLDGGELLAILGPNGVGKTTLLKCINAIHRPSAGAVMVEGRDILTMPPHEIALGVGYVAQQSEAARMTVFDAILMGRKPHIQWRPTENDLKIVDSAIKRLNLKKLTLRHIDCLSGGELQKVAIARAMVQEPKLMLLDEPTSSLDLKSQVDILTMLRRVVDEHRISAIMTMHDLNTALRYADKVLFLKDGRIHSTGPACAVTADVVEEVYDLPVHIHTIQGHPMIVPAI; this is encoded by the coding sequence ATGATTCTATCCATCTCCGACGTTGAATTCACCTATGGAGCGACTCCGGTCCTTTCCGATGTCAACTTCCAACTTGACGGTGGTGAACTGCTCGCAATCCTCGGCCCTAATGGTGTCGGCAAAACCACCCTGTTAAAATGTATCAACGCCATTCACCGTCCGTCCGCAGGGGCTGTCATGGTCGAAGGACGGGACATCCTGACCATGCCGCCCCACGAAATAGCTTTGGGGGTCGGTTATGTTGCCCAGCAAAGTGAAGCCGCACGCATGACGGTCTTTGATGCGATATTAATGGGTCGAAAACCCCACATTCAATGGCGCCCCACGGAAAACGACCTAAAGATAGTGGACTCAGCCATAAAAAGACTCAACCTGAAAAAACTGACTCTACGCCACATTGACTGTCTAAGTGGCGGCGAATTGCAAAAAGTTGCCATTGCACGTGCCATGGTTCAAGAACCAAAGTTGATGCTCCTTGACGAGCCAACAAGTTCTCTTGACCTTAAAAGTCAAGTGGACATCCTGACAATGCTCCGCCGCGTGGTCGATGAACACCGCATCAGTGCTATCATGACTATGCACGACCTCAACACGGCCCTTCGCTATGCGGATAAAGTCCTCTTTCTCAAAGATGGCCGCATTCATTCAACCGGCCCGGCCTGCGCAGTCACCGCTGATGTTGTGGAAGAGGTCTACGACCTTCCGGTCCACATTCATACAATACAGGGGCATCCCATGATCGTCCCTGCCATTTGA
- a CDS encoding glycerophosphodiester phosphodiesterase family protein, whose product MFFDFLPGVGHVGAHRGARTLAPENTMLAAELAVKMGANFWELDVNKVADGTLMVFHDDVLSRTTDVASNVGFTGVAPWATHEYSCEELQQLDAGSWFIEEDPFGTIASGEVSTETLDRMVGLQIPTLREALEFSRRHNLPVNVEIKDQLQSPGDLSIVDDVLKMAHETETEDLILLSSFNHDYLTRMHYLAPDMPLAVLAEEEHPDDIPGYLKLLGAIGYHPDKDIIDPELVRDLASRGIKVNPYTVNDMDQAVSLINAGCFGIITDFVHKLRHRLSTQSSH is encoded by the coding sequence GTGTTTTTCGATTTTTTACCCGGAGTAGGGCACGTTGGTGCTCATCGAGGTGCACGTACTCTTGCGCCTGAGAATACTATGCTTGCGGCTGAGTTGGCTGTGAAGATGGGGGCCAATTTTTGGGAACTTGATGTCAACAAGGTGGCGGACGGAACCCTTATGGTGTTCCATGATGACGTTTTGTCGCGTACCACGGATGTTGCCTCGAATGTTGGCTTTACCGGGGTTGCGCCGTGGGCGACGCATGAATATTCTTGCGAAGAGTTGCAACAACTTGATGCCGGCTCCTGGTTTATTGAGGAAGATCCATTTGGTACTATTGCCAGTGGAGAAGTTTCAACCGAGACTCTTGATAGAATGGTCGGTCTACAGATTCCTACACTTAGGGAAGCATTGGAATTCTCTCGTCGGCATAATCTCCCCGTGAACGTTGAAATCAAGGATCAGCTTCAATCTCCAGGCGATTTGTCCATCGTTGATGATGTTTTGAAAATGGCGCATGAAACTGAAACCGAAGATCTTATTCTGCTTTCTTCCTTCAACCATGACTATTTAACTCGAATGCATTATCTTGCCCCGGATATGCCCTTAGCCGTTTTGGCAGAAGAAGAGCATCCAGACGATATCCCGGGATATCTTAAACTGCTTGGCGCGATTGGCTACCACCCAGACAAGGACATTATCGATCCAGAATTGGTGAGAGACCTTGCTAGTCGCGGTATCAAGGTCAATCCATATACTGTCAATGACATGGACCAAGCTGTGTCGTTGATTAATGCCGGTTGTTTCGGGATTATTACGGACTTTGTTCACAAGCTTCGTCATCGACTTTCAACGCAATCCTCGCACTAA
- a CDS encoding ABC transporter permease translates to MKRSRLGFWIFFAPVIMWLLLLIVLPHLDLLTMSFRGENDYGDVVWTMQNYMNFFTEPVYWLTFVRTALYAIITTFITFLLAMPVSFYIAKLARTRVQGALMILLLLPFWVSELVRIYGWMILLRESGVLNFFMLKLGVIDTPIEMLYNDATMIMGLVYTSMLFMVVPLISVMDSLDDSLIEAAHDLGAGHFTIWRTIIIPHCKPGITSGSIVVFMLALGNYLTPNLMGGKNSLWFTEQIYNQFIASFNWNQGSAFGFLLLILSSLIIWAGLKVTGQKLGEVAS, encoded by the coding sequence ATGAAACGCTCCCGCCTTGGTTTTTGGATATTTTTCGCACCGGTCATCATGTGGTTGTTGCTATTGATAGTGTTGCCGCATCTTGATCTCCTGACCATGAGCTTCCGGGGTGAAAATGACTATGGCGATGTTGTTTGGACCATGCAGAACTACATGAATTTCTTTACGGAACCAGTCTATTGGCTGACGTTTGTCCGCACTGCACTCTATGCAATCATCACGACGTTTATTACATTCCTGCTTGCCATGCCGGTATCGTTTTATATCGCCAAACTGGCAAGGACGCGGGTGCAGGGTGCACTCATGATCCTGTTGTTGCTTCCGTTTTGGGTCAGTGAGCTTGTCCGTATTTATGGATGGATGATCTTGTTGCGGGAATCCGGCGTGCTGAATTTCTTTATGCTTAAATTGGGTGTTATCGATACTCCTATCGAAATGCTTTACAATGATGCGACAATGATCATGGGATTGGTTTATACTTCCATGCTGTTCATGGTTGTGCCGTTGATTTCCGTTATGGACAGCCTTGATGATAGCCTCATTGAGGCCGCGCACGATCTTGGAGCGGGGCATTTCACCATCTGGCGGACTATTATTATTCCACATTGCAAGCCCGGTATAACTTCCGGTTCCATTGTGGTCTTCATGTTGGCATTGGGTAACTATTTGACGCCGAATCTCATGGGCGGCAAGAATTCGCTCTGGTTTACCGAACAAATCTATAATCAATTTATTGCCAGCTTCAACTGGAATCAGGGCTCGGCTTTCGGCTTCCTGTTGCTTATTCTCAGTTCTCTTATTATTTGGGCAGGTTTAAAGGTTACGGGCCAGAAGCTTGGGGAGGTGGCATCATGA
- a CDS encoding FmdE family protein, whose product MSCNFSSDTIDKTIKFHGHSCPGLAVGIRAAELALRELGDSPDVDMVAVSETDMCGVDAIQFLTTCTYGKGNFLHRDHGKMAFSFYDRNNGKGFRAFIKPGIKDEIDNELAVLMRKDSDGTITSAEKDRITVLRKMLQELFMALELDDMFVITQPKEPVPTPARILESLVCECCNESVMESRTRRLGGKTLCIPCFNEREQKI is encoded by the coding sequence ATGTCCTGTAATTTTTCATCTGATACTATTGATAAAACAATAAAATTCCACGGCCACAGCTGCCCAGGGCTTGCCGTTGGCATCCGTGCTGCAGAACTTGCTCTACGCGAGCTCGGCGATTCCCCTGATGTCGACATGGTAGCTGTTTCCGAAACCGACATGTGTGGCGTGGATGCAATCCAATTCCTTACCACCTGCACGTACGGCAAAGGAAATTTCCTCCACCGCGATCACGGAAAGATGGCTTTTTCATTCTATGACAGGAACAACGGAAAAGGCTTCCGAGCTTTCATCAAACCCGGGATCAAAGATGAAATAGACAACGAACTCGCAGTTCTCATGCGCAAAGACAGCGATGGCACAATCACCTCCGCCGAAAAAGATCGTATAACGGTCCTCCGCAAAATGTTGCAGGAACTTTTCATGGCACTGGAATTAGATGACATGTTCGTCATCACTCAGCCCAAAGAGCCTGTCCCGACTCCTGCTCGAATTCTGGAAAGTCTGGTTTGTGAATGCTGCAATGAATCCGTCATGGAATCCCGCACACGCAGATTGGGTGGCAAAACCCTCTGCATCCCCTGCTTTAATGAACGCGAACAGAAAATCTAG